GTGGCCGGGCCGGGAGGGCCCAAGGAGGTGCGGGTTCTGTCCACGCCAGCCAACTCCCAGACAGACCGCCGAGGCCACACTGCCTGTGTTCTAAGGAGgttttcatttaaagaaaatacggtgttttgggtttttctgtttgtttgttaaaGATTCTTTCAAAGGAGTACTGAAAAACATACTTTCCTGAGTTTGTCTCTCACATCTTAGTGGTGGACCTGGGAAATGCGAGAACCTTCCAGAAATGAAGTTTAAATGAGCCGACAATTCGAGATTAGGATCAACACCTGTGACTTGATCGAGAggatttttgttttcacttttaaaaagcttCCGGTGGCTTCTCCCTGTGCATCAGGCAGTGAGGGAGCACCATCCCGGGCCAGGCGGCTCCACGGTCCCCGCTGGACTCTGAGAAGCAAAGTGCTTCCCACACGTGGTGGACTCAGGCCCCCAGGAGGGGCCCCCCAGGATGGCCAAGAGGCCGGAGTGTGGGAAGGTGGCTGCTCCCTGGCCAGGGCTTCTTCCCCAGGGTCTTTCCTGAGGATTTGGCAGAAGACAGCAGCCAAGAGGACCCATCCCCAGGGAGATGCCTACGTCCCTGTGGCCGGTTAGACACACAGAGCACCCCCCCTTATTTTTCACCCCACTCTCCAAGTTTGCAACTCCTCTGGGCACAGCTTCAATGAGGGGGTGGTTTCTGCTTTTGGGGGGGAGGGAGTACGTTTCAGAAATAAGTTGCTTCTGTGCCAAAGGGGCTTGGAGGAGTTGGCACGTCAGCTGGTCAAGGGGCCTGGGTCTGGGTTGCAGCTTGAGAAGTTCTGGCGGCTGAGAGCGCGCAACCTCCAGCTCCTTGCACACCATGGTGGGGTATGTCTCCCTGGTGGCCACCTGTTTGGGGGCCCTCCCCTGCCTACCCAAGCCCTGGTGACCCTGACGCCCTGGCTTTCCCATCCCCGTGTGGCTGACGCTGGGCCTCATCCCAGAGCCTCTAGATTCCAGCTTGTTCACGGGTGAGTCGGGGGCACACAGGCCACCTTCATCTGCTGTGGAGCTGCTGGGTCCGCCTTCCTTGGGTAGGCCGCATAGAGGCATAGAGCTTGGGTAGGTTTCTGCTGTGATCCTTTGTGCAACACCCCCTGGACAACACCCCGCCAGCCCTGTTGCCCTCTTGGAATGCTTTGCCTCTGCTTTGTGCTGTTTGCTTTGTCCACCTTCACGGCAGCAGTTCCTCTGAGTTTTTCAAATCGAGACACATCTGTACCAAGTGCAATGTAACTTTGATTTTTGGTCAATTTGTTTTAAGCTCTTTTGTCACCAATAAAATCTTAATGAACAGCTCTTGCGTTCACACTCAGGCTGGATAAAGTGCAGGAAGGTGGCAGAGCACTtggtctgggtggggctggctgggtgggggCACTCTGAGCCACCTCTGGCAAAGCTGAGAGAGGTGGGACCTGCACAGCAGGGACTCCGGGGACCTGGCCCCTCGGAAGTGGAGGGCAGCTCCCAGGGTGGGCGCCTGGAGATGGGTTTCCAGGAACCCCCGTCTTCTCTGTAGGACCCCCATCACCCTAACGGTCTATCGCCATGGATGCAGCGGCTTCCGCCCCGCCCCGGGGACAGGATGAGGAGACGGGGAGCCGACCACgcagtgtttgtttatttttgggcCCCGTCCCCGCCCGTCAGCGGCACCCGCACTCGTCCACTACCATGTCCTCGTAGTGCCGCAGGACCACGTTGTCGCTGTTGTCGAAGAAGAGCACGGAGATGGGCGACAGGCGGGCGGGCACGCAGCAGGGCAGGCCGGCGGCGCCGGGGGCGGCCGCGTGCATGAGCGCGCGCAGCACGGCGTGGTTGAGCGCGGGCGGGCCACCGGGTCCCGACAGCGCGGCGGGCAGCGCGCACTGACCCTGGCAGTAGTTGGCCAGGAAGCCGCGCGGCGCGATGACCCAGCGGTGCCAGCCCACCTCGCGGAAGCTCACGTAGAGCCGCCGCGCTCGACACGCGCCCCCGGGGACGCTGCCCACTGCGGGCTCTGCCTCACGCCGCGGCCGGGCCAGGGGGTGGCAAAGGCGCGGGTCGAGGGTCACCAGCAGCAGCGAGGCCTCGGCTAGGCGCGCGCAGGTGGCGGGGACCTGGGGGCGCAGCGCCAGCGACAGGCGGAGGCTGCGCGGCGCCGAGGCGTTGCGGGCCCACGCGGTGCCCAGCAGCTCGGCGCGCACCGGCGTTCCCAGGGCGGGCACCGCCTGGCGGAGCAGCACCGGCCCGGGGCCCGCGCCCTCGGCCGCCCGCGCCACGCTCAGCTCCCAGCCGCCCGCCGGCCCCGCCGCCGCGAAGCGCAGCTCCAGGCGGGCCCGGCTCGGACGCTCGGCGGCTTCCACAGCCGACAGGTCGAAGACGACGGTCCACTCGGGGCACTGCCCAGCGGCCGAGGCGGGCTGCGGGGGCCGGGAGGACGCACCTGGGGAGGCAGGGAGCGGGCTGGGCTCGCGCTGAGTCCCCGCACGGTGCCCGGCCTGCCGCGAGGGATCTCATTCCGGGACCGGGGCAAGGTGAGCgtctggggcggggcggggcggggcgcacCATCTGTTAGGCGGCGTCAAATGGTGTGAAGCTgcggggtggggggagatggAGTGGGGGCAGGGCATCGCTTGCAAAGAAGAGGCTCTGCCCAGTGCAGGTCGGCCTGCCCGCAGTTGGGGATACAGGCAGCGGGGAGAGCTGAGCAACCGCCTGGGGCCTGCGGGGAAGCGAAGCTGGGGCGGGGTGGCATCTGCAGGAAGGCATCAAATGGTGTGAAGCAGCAGGCGGTGGAATGGGGGCAGGGCCTCAGCTGCAAGCTAGGGGCCTTGCCCGGTGCAAGGGAGCCTGGCTTAGGACCGCTCCCCGCGATCCCCGCAGGTGTCCACGGGGAGGAGTGGATGGAGCGTGGAGTCCCAGGTTGCTAGTGGGCTGGACGGGGCGGGTGGGAACACTGGGAGTCGCTCCAGCCTCCCCTGCCTGGCACTCGAGGCTGGTGATGGCCCGGGACGCCCAGCGAGGTCTAGGCCTCCCGGACCCACGCCCCCAGCGCGGGCCCCACTCACCGCGGTCCAGGACGTGGCGCACGATGTTTCCGGCGACTCCCAACTCCTCCACGTGGCACGGTCGCAGGGCGGCCCCTGGGGGCGTCCGCCGCGGGCTCACCCTGGCCTCCTGGGGGTCCCGGCGGCGGAACAGGTGCCACATGACGGGGGGTACGGGCCGGAGAGTGGGGGCTCCCCGGGGCGCTTCGCGCAGCCCGAGAGCCTGGAGCAGGGCGGCGGCGGGGCCCGGGGATGcgggagcgcgggccgggggtgGCGAGGGGAGCAGCAGGgccaggagaaggagaaggaagtggcGGCCGGGACGGCGGCGCAGCGTTGGCATCTTCTTTGCAGGCAGCGGCCAGACGAGTGCTCAGGGGCCGCCGGGCCCCCCTACCggcgggctgggggcgggggcggggtccCTGGAGGGGCCGGGGCGGGGTCCGAGGCTGGGCGGGGTCAGGGTCCCAGGGGCGTGGCCGTGGTCCTGAAGCCTGACAGGGACCGATCCCGGGGCGGGGTctggggcggggcaggggccCCGGGGTCAGGGCGGGGGTCGAGGGGCTCAGAAGCGCTTGTCTTTCACCAGGCCATTCCTCAGCGGCTTCCTGTGGACCAGAACCCAGCCCAAGTCAGCCGACCCCACGCCCCCGACTACCCGCCCGTCTTGCCCTCCACATTTCTTTCCCATCCGGGCGCCGGCTTCGCGCGGTCCCTGCCCACAGGGCCCAAAGACCCCGCGGTGCGCCTGGTGAGCACGTCGTCCCCGTTCTTCCCCACAATTAaaccctcttctcccctcccagcatccttccttcctgggccCCGGACAGCCGCTGGAGAGCAAAAGCCACCGACCAGCCTCCGTCTGACTTAACCTCACCGCCTCGACCTGGATAACCCGCCACTTTATCCCCTCCCTTGCcagggaggcagggctgcccagagCCCCCTGCCACGCCCGCCTGGGCAGGCTCCTCCCGGCTCCAGTGGTCCTGGCCGGGTCGGAGCCTAACCAGCAAAGGCTTCCCTGCCCCTGGGATTCGCCATCTACTGCCCACTGTGCATTCTGCCGCAGCCCCAACTTCCCTTCCATGTTCTTAAAACAAGTTATGCGATGTTTTAAAACTCTAATCAGTACGTTAAGTGTCCAGCTTAAGATCCCAGAGAAAGACCCCTAACTTCTaaacaatgttggtggtttgcaCTTTAAAACTATCAAGATGTCTTCTCCTGCACCTCAATTTCCCCCAAATACAACACTGTTCGAGATCTCTCCCGTGCACTGCTGCTCTCTGTAAACTCCATTTTCCCTGCCCGTCTCTGGGGTTCCCACCAGGAGGGGCCCTGCGATCCGCAGGTGTGCCCAGGCCACCCCACAGGACCCGGCAGGAGTTTCTGCCCCTGCTTTTCGCAGCTTTGCTAGTGCTGGGGCTGCATCCTGTTTAATCGGCCGGCCTGCTGGTGCCCAGAGGGCATCTCCCTGCAGCCAAACGGTCATGGCCACTGGCGGTTCCTGTTCCCACTTACCGGCGCTCTTCATGCCTTTGCACATGGTCTGTCTGTTTGTAGAAGTAGGTTCTATAGTCTAGTTTACATACAAATGCATTACGATTTTTGAGCCAGTAATACACCCCCACAACGTAGACATCAGAAAGCACAGAACACTCCACTCCTGAGCCACTCCACGGGGCCCGCCGGTGCTAGCGTCCGTGTGTCCTCACGCAGATACCCGCGGTGCATTCCCATCCCGGCACCCCTCCGTGCGCGGGAGCACTCTAGCTCAGAGATCCTTTCATACGAGAACAAAAGACTTTCCTGGAGAAGACGGTCCTAGTCACTTTCATTGGCTCTCCCCTTGGGCTGAAGCCCCTGGCTGTCCTGTCCTGGGAGGACACCTCTCGTCCCCTGCACCCTCTTCCCCGTGgtagctctttctctctctgccaccagCAGGAGCCTTTTACCTGTGCGGCCATAGATAAGCCCACGGGAACTCCCATCCGTCCTTTATCTTCTGGCTTTGCCTGATGGTCCTTCAGACAGAGCAGCGGTGGGGTTCCCAACTTCTCGATTCTTCTCATAGTTCAATTGCTGGACGACAGTCTCCCATTTTGGCTGTGGTCTGAATTCTTGGCTTCTGCTTCTGCATCTACATCTCTGATCCACAGGGAGTTTGCCCTGGAGGCTGATGTGAGTTCTCTCCAGATGGCTGCCCTCCGGCGATCTGTATTATCTACTGAAGTTGGATGGACTCAGGTCTGTTCCGTCTATGGACTCAGCTCGGTTCCCGCGCTGTTTTAATTCCTATACTTTTATAGTAAGTTCCATACCTTCAGCGATTGGTACCCCCACTCCATGCCTTTTACCAGTTTTCCTGATGACTCTGGTTGCTTTTTGTGCACAAGCTTCCAAGGGCCCCCTCTCCCCTCAAAACACAGTTAGTATTTGGGGGAGAGTGGCCTCTCTACGATGCCAGGTTTGCACCTTTCTGTTTTGGTGCACACCATAGGGAAGAAATCGGCGAGAGGGAGGctaaagggagatgaggcaggcGGCCAGTCAAGTAGCTTCTGGATGTTTCCTCGAGGacgaggaggagagggagggagagggggctcCCTAGGGTTTTGCaaggttttttccccccaagttGCCATCACCTGCGATGGGCCAACATTcaggagaggcagtttggggggtggggggagttggGGCTTGACTTTCGATATTTTAGAAGATGCTTGGAATATCAAGCAGATGCTGGAGACAGAGGATGGAGCTCAGAGGAGCATTGTGAGCCAGGAGAGAAACTGGGGAGTCTGGTGGATGAAGTGAAGGGGCCCTGGGAGAGGGTAGGCCAAAGACGGAGCAAGAACGCACCAGAATCAGGGCGAAAAGGGGCCCTTGGGAAGTGGGGAGCAGAGGAGACTGGTGGGCGTGTGACGGGGCGCTGGATTGGGTGTGGGGTTTCTTATGGCGGTGACGAAAATGTTCTAAGACTGTGGTGACGGTTGCAGAATTCTGTGAAAGGAGGGAAAACACTGAATTCTACACAGTAAGTGGGCGAGTTGTATGGTGTGAGATGCTATCTCGATAAAactattattgaaaaaaaaagatggtgaGGTGACCCCAGTTTAGCAGCAATAACGGCTGGGTGGAGCCGGACAGGAGGGGTCTCAGGGGGCGGTGGGAGGAAGGTTCCAggatggaggggagggaggagccgtgctgtggaggggGACGAATGGGCCAGGCTGGCGGGGTAGGGCCGAGAGAGCGGCTTCTCTCCAGGATGGGGACGATCTTGAGCAGGAAAGAGTGTGGACACCCCTGGCCCGGGATGGTGGCCTTGGAGGGAGACAGGACGTCCACTGAAGCAGCCGGACAGTGCGAGGGTGGATGTCCTCACCTGGCCACTCCTGCCTTCTCGGGGACACAGAGGTCAGGTCACCGGTGGAGGGGACAATGATGAGGGCAGTTGGTGGCCGAGGAGGAGTGGGCACGTTGGCACTGCATGGGCGGCACCAAGGGTGCTCTGGCCCATGGTGGCGCAGCAGCAAGGGCCAGAGGTGCGGGTCACAGCTCTTCAGAGGCCGTGGAGCAGCCACAAGTGCAGTGGAGGTGGAAGCGGGTGTACGAAGACGAGGGTGTCATCTGGCAGGTCAGCTGAGGGCCCCTCGATGGCCAGTGGTCCCGGCAGCCCCCCGAGAGGATGACGGGGGCTTCCGACAGAGGTGCCTGGTCATGACCAGGGCATGGGGACCAGCCCAGCGGGCTGAAGGCGTCGGTCCAGGAGGGTGGTCTGCCAGATGACCAGGGGCCCCGTGGGGGGATCAGAAGAGAGAACCAGCTTGGGGTGGGGGGCCCAGGATTCGAGAGCCACTGGGGAAGCAGGAAGGAAGACAGGGgggctgaggaggggccggcgctGCTTAGTCACCACATGATTTGTGTCTGACTCTTGAATTACTTCAAAGTGGTTCTTGTCAGTTTTCTTACCATTTTCAAACCTGAGTTTGCGTCTATACGGTCTGCATGATCCTGGTTCTGCGAGACTGGGGTTTCCCCTGGGGCTTGGCTTGGTCAATTTTGAGAAACGCTCCTGTGTGTAAGAACATCTGTTCACTCTGCTTCTCTGCTGCTCCATGAGCACGAGCCTGGACCACCTCCCATGGCCCCGGCTCCCTGAGCTTCATGGCTGCGTCATGCGGAACGTTCCAGATCAAGAATTAcacctggatttctcttcctgtcctTTTACTGGCAACTTTTGCGTACCATGGAGATGAAGTCTTTTAATCAGTATAGAggtggatttaaaaaaagaacccaATCTCGTGACTGTCAGGCTTATTCCATGTATGCTTATTTGAATGCCTAATATTTGAGATTCTacccttattttattttgcatttatttttgtgtttttttgtttcattctccCTCTACGCTGTAACAGTGTTAACAAAAGTACTTAGTACAGCCTAAAGGTAACCCCAGCCTCTTGTAAAATGCAAAGCCCCAAACCTGTTTCAATAATGTTTGATACttcagttctaatttttttaatctctcaaattaggcatttaaacatttttacccAGATATGTGTCAATTTCTCTGCTGACCTACCTCTTGGGATAGTCTCCTGTTTTCTGAAATATGTGTGTAGAGAAGATGTGACGGTGGTCAACTTTCTCAGATTTTGTTCCTGAGGGTGTTCTATCTCTTGAAATTGTGAACGAAATTCTCAGTTGCTTGTTACTTCCTTTCAGCACCTGAGGGGCTATGTTACCCCCAGTCCTCCAGATCCTTGGTTGCGGGCAGTCTGCCATTATTTTGTAGGTCATCTCTTCCGTTCTGGGGCTCTTTGGCGTTTTCACTATGATGTGTCAGGGCATGGATGCCTTTTTATTCATCCTGCTTATGATTTCTGTCTTGTCACTTTCTGGAAAATCCTCAGCATTATGTCTTCTCATCTTGTCTCTCCCTGCTTGTCTCCTGTTAGAACTCCGCTAGACTAGATAATTCTTAGAATTCTAGCTTTCATATTTCCCATCTGTTTATGCTGcattttgggtaatttcttcacAGCTTTCAACTGACTGATGCTCTCTCCAGCTGCTTCTACTCATTTGAACCTTATCATCTCCAGTAGGTTAAGAGGTGGTCCCTGAAAAGctatgtccacgtcctaatctctggaacctgtgaatgcgactttatttggaaaaagtctttgcagatgtaattaagtgaaAGAATCTGGGGTGAGATCatactggatttagggtgggccctaaatccaatgaccaaTATCCTTCTAAGAAAGAAGagccagagagaagagaaggccacgtgaagatgaaagagggagattggggcgcagccacaagccaagggagcCCTGGAGCCCccgaagctggaagagacaaggaaggttCCTCCCTAGAGCCGCCAGAGGGACACGGCCCTGCAACACTtggatttcagatttctggcctccagaactgtgagaaaataaatttctattgttttaagccacccagtttgtggtcatttgctaCAACGGCCCCCCAAAACTAATATAACATCCAGTGCCATTTTTGATGGTCTctcatgccttttatttttttaatgaacttttaattttagaataatttgagATTTGCAGAAGccttgcaaagatagtacagagctTCCCCGAATGTGAACGTCTTATACTTCCACAGTACATCTGCTACGAAACCAACGCTGGGACACTGCCATGAACTAAACCGTAGACGCCATTTCGATTTCACTAGTTTGTCCAAGGTGTTGTTCTTCTGGGTCAGGATCTCACACTGCATTCAGTCATCacatctccttagtctcctctgatCTGGGACAGTTCCTCCGTCTTCTTTGTCTCCATGACCTGGCGGTTTTGAGGTGTCCTGACCAGCTCTGCTGTATTCGCATTGCGTTTTAGCCCATCCCGTTTCATACCCACCTGCACTAACTCCAGCCATCCTTGAGGAATCAAGTTCTGCTGGTGGTGCCCACGGGGTCGACCATGGCAGCGTGTCCCCTGGTACACTCTGTCATTTCCACGCAGAGGAAATGTTGGGACATCCTAGTGGAGGAGCAGGCGGGGTGCCAGCCCCCCAGCCTACATTCTGGCCCATTCTCAGGGGAGATCAAACAGGTGGGGCCGGGGGCTGGCCTGCCTTTGCCATGGGCTTTGAATTTACAAGGACATCTTCACCAGAAGTTCACCGTTTTACAGAAAGAAGATCCTTCCAATTTTTAGATTCAGCCAAGCAAGTGCttgccctcccccagccctggagtTCTCTTTAGCCACGGCTCCTTCTGGAAGCCTCTGAGGATGGGTCAGACTCCTTGGTGAGACCTCACCAATGTCTCTGCAGAATTCCCAACTCACGTTCCCTGGACAGTGATGATCCATCACCCCCCAAACTAGACTCCCACACTGCCCCCGTCTGCGTGCACAGCCCTGCCCCAAGTGCCATCTTGGTGAACGGCAGC
The Diceros bicornis minor isolate mBicDic1 chromosome 20, mDicBic1.mat.cur, whole genome shotgun sequence genome window above contains:
- the GDF1 gene encoding embryonic growth/differentiation factor 1 isoform X1, whose product is MPTLRRRPGRHFLLLLLALLLPSPPPARAPASPGPAAALLQALGLREAPRGAPTLRPVPPVMWHLFRRRDPQEARVSPRRTPPGAALRPCHVEELGVAGNIVRHVLDRGASSRPPQPASAAGQCPEWTVVFDLSAVEAAERPSRARLELRFAAAGPAGGWELSVARAAEGAGPGPVLLRQAVPALGTPVRAELLGTAWARNASAPRSLRLSLALRPQVPATCARLAEASLLLVTLDPRLCHPLARPRREAEPAVGSVPGGACRARRLYVSFREVGWHRWVIAPRGFLANYCQGQCALPAALSGPGGPPALNHAVLRALMHAAAPGAAGLPCCVPARLSPISVLFFDNSDNVVLRHYEDMVVDECGCR
- the GDF1 gene encoding embryonic growth/differentiation factor 1 isoform X2; this encodes MPTLRRRPGRHFLLLLLALLLPSPPPARAPASPGPAAALLQALGLREAPRGAPTLRPVPPVMWHLFRRRDPQEARVSPRRTPPGAALRPCHVEELGVAGNIVRHVLDRDATPPQLRFPAGPRRLLSSPRCLYPQLRAGRPALGRASSLQAMPCPHSISPHPAASHHLTPPNRWCVLPAPAARLGRWAVPRVDRRLRPVGCGSRRASEPGPPGAALRGGGAGGRLGAERGAGGRGRGPRAGAAPPGGARPGNAGARRAAGHRVGPQRLGAAQPPPVAGAAPPGPRHLRAPSRGLAAAGDPRPAPLPPPGPAAA